The genomic interval TCGGGGTCCTTCACCTCGTGGGAGAGCACGAGCACGTCGACCGGGTCGGCCGCCGTCAGCAGCACCTCTTCGGCCGCGGTCGCGCTCTGGGCCCAGCCGACGGCGTCCTGCTCGACCTCGAGCGCGCGCGCCAGGGTCTGCCGGAACGACGGCGGGGTGCCGACCGCGTAGACGGAGGGCTCGCTCACCGACCGACCACCTGGGCGATACCGACGGGCTTCACCTTCGTGACCTCATCGCCCGGACGGATCAGGCCGAGCCACACGCTTCCGGTGTTCTGCGAGGTGATCAAACGCATGGCGTCCTCGGGCGTCAGTTCGAGGGTCACGATCTGTTCCTCCTGCACGTCGCCCTCGTCCGCCGCGGCGGGATCCGTTTCGGTGGGTGCCTGGGTCACGGCGAGCACCCGCGCGTCGGGCACAACCATCACGGTGGCGGGCTCGATGGAGCCGCCGCCCGACTCGCCCGGCGCCTTCCCGCGAGCGAGATCCTCCAGGCTGAGGTCGGCGAGCGCGAGACCACCGAGGAACGCGTAGAACGACACTCGGTCGCCCCCGCGCAGAGCACGCCCGACGAACTGCTCGGGCGTGAGCTTGACCGAGAGCGCCTGGTAGTCCTCGCGCAGACCGAGCGTGCCGCCGGGAACGTCCGAGCCGGTGTCCGACAAGCGCCCCAAGGCGATCTGCTCGTTCGCGAGGATCGCCTGCTCGGCCGTGCGACCCTGGAGCTCGTCCAGGCTCGTGACGGCGCCCGACACGACCGCGTCGGTCGGCACGTCCTGCTGCACGAACCCGTCCGCCGAGATCAGCTCGTCGAGCTGAGTCCCGGCCGCGATGTCGACCGTGGACACGATCACGGGCGTGAGCTCGCCACCCGTGCGGGCGTCCTCACGGACGTTGTTGACGTAGAGGAAGACGGCCGCCGTGGCCCCGACGGCCAGCAATACGGCGAGCGCCACGATCAGGCTCCGTGACTTCATGTTCGGCTGCTCCTTTCGTGCATCATCACGACGCTATTCCTGCTCGGGGCACGAACCCGAGATGTCGAGCTCGCACAGTTGGACGCCCAGTTCGTTGAACGGCCTGCCACCGACGCCACCACTTCCGAACGTGCTCTCGGCCCAGGCGATACGCACGCAGTGGCCGCTGTCGTTCGACGCGGCTGGAGCGCCGCAGACGCCGAAGGTCTCCCACACGAAGCTGATGCGCGGAGGATTGGTTGTCGGGGGGTCGGTCGAGCGCCAGGTGATCGTGTGCGTCGACTCGTCGTAGTCGTAGTCCGATCCGAGCGCGCACAGGGCGTTGCCCGCTCCACCGCAGCCTCGGACCTCGAGGCCCGTGAGCACGTCCGGCACGGTCCCCGGGCAATCCGTCCCGGAGAGGGTGGCGAGGTCGACCGTCGGGGCGTTCGGCCCGAGGAAGGTGTCGGTGGACACGCAGGTGCCGGCGTCGCCCCCGGCGGCGCCATCCTTCGCCCGAACCACCTCGAGCAGCGTCATTGATGCGAATCCGACCACGTTGAACTTCCCATCGGTCGGAACCTCGTCCTCCGTGAGGGGGAACGTGATGATCTTTCCCACGTTCGCCTCGAGGGCGCCGTAGAGAGGCTCGGAATTGCCGTCGCCCGAGCACACCCAGGTGGGATCCGGGTAGTTCACGGACAGGTTCTCCGGATAGCCGCCGGCCTCCGCGTAGTCGATATTGCCGGGGAGGTCCTTGCTCGCGCAGTTCTGCGAGATGGGCACGTCCCATTTGTTCAGGTTCAGGGAACCGAAGAGGCCGTTGCCGAAACCGGCCGCCCCCCCGCCGCCGTTGTCGAACCAGAAGGCGCATTCCTCCCCGACCGGGATGGAGTCCCCCGGTCCCTCGGGGATCGAGCAGTTGCCGGACGAGAACGATCCGGTCACGAGA from Actinomycetota bacterium carries:
- the cpaB gene encoding Flp pilus assembly protein CpaB; amino-acid sequence: MKSRSLIVALAVLLAVGATAAVFLYVNNVREDARTGGELTPVIVSTVDIAAGTQLDELISADGFVQQDVPTDAVVSGAVTSLDELQGRTAEQAILANEQIALGRLSDTGSDVPGGTLGLREDYQALSVKLTPEQFVGRALRGGDRVSFYAFLGGLALADLSLEDLARGKAPGESGGGSIEPATVMVVPDARVLAVTQAPTETDPAAADEGDVQEEQIVTLELTPEDAMRLITSQNTGSVWLGLIRPGDEVTKVKPVGIAQVVGR
- a CDS encoding pilus assembly protein TadG-related protein, which translates into the protein MIVAISIFSLLAMVVLVVDVGALLVSRRAMVRAADSAALAAAQSCARASGDAEAQADKYAGANAEVLGNSGSDGGIIAEQNCGNGSGYVTVRYTTTQPLFFAGLFGDTEGGVSAEATAVFGGARASRPVPFVLVTGSFSSGNCSIPEGPGDSIPVGEECAFWFDNGGGGAAGFGNGLFGSLNLNKWDVPISQNCASKDLPGNIDYAEAGGYPENLSVNYPDPTWVCSGDGNSEPLYGALEANVGKIITFPLTEDEVPTDGKFNVVGFASMTLLEVVRAKDGAAGGDAGTCVSTDTFLGPNAPTVDLATLSGTDCPGTVPDVLTGLEVRGCGGAGNALCALGSDYDYDESTHTITWRSTDPPTTNPPRISFVWETFGVCGAPAASNDSGHCVRIAWAESTFGSGGVGGRPFNELGVQLCELDISGSCPEQE